GACAGAAAAATGACATTCCACAGTACTTCATTGTAGTATTCAGTTTTCTTCGCCATGGGTAAATAACCTCCTAACTTCAAATTGTTGTCTGAATCTTGCTAATCAGAATGGTTCTAGCTACTTCGGAGCGCTTGTCGGACGAGTGGCCAACAGAATTGCTAATGCACGCTTCGTGCTCGATGGAAAAGTCTATCATCTGTATACTAACGATGGCAACAACACACTTCACGGTATGCTTCAGAGTTCAAAGTTCAGAGACATGTTCACTTGTCAGAGCTCCAAGGAGCTCCATGAACAATGGTTTAATTTATCTTGGTCTTGTTTAGGTGGTCACAGGGGTTTCAGCAAAGTCATATGGACGGTGAAGGAATATGTTGGTGGCGGCGACTCCCCATACATCACATTGTATTACCACAGCTTCGACGGAGAAGAAGGTAACACCAATGTAAATGATGAAAATATACCCCATATGCCACATGCTTGTACTTCTTTATTGTTTCGGAGTACCCATCTTCGAGAAAATTTCAAACATTTTGGAAGTCCCAGACAACCAAATCTGGAACATCAGTACTGCTACTGATCGAAGATTTGACCTATTATCGGGAGTTGAAAGACTGAACGGAATGAGGAAAACAAAAAGACATCTGTGAAATTTCATCTCAAAACGGAATGAGGAAAAGAAGTGCAGCTCTTTGGTATCAACACATGATGGCGGGTTAACCTATTCATGAAGATTGCTTTCAGTTCTGATGCGAGATATTGGCATTTTCAGTTCTGAATACTGGCCAGGAAAAACTGCCCAAAGACATCAATTTCAGATCCCACAGCATCATGTGGCCCTATATAATCCACTTGAAATAGATCACTTCTCTTTGACGGGTCTTCTTTTCCTCCCTTTTGTTATCCAAAACCACAGTCCATGGCCACGATGCGCCGTAATAGAATAATGGTGCGATGGCGAACGTCTAAGAAAGAGAAGCCacgaactaaaaaaaaaaatctgcaatCGTAAAATGAAGTTCCAAATCACTAGTGTATGACCAGGCAACATTTCCAGCAAGTCCTCAATAAATTTATTGTTTTGAAACGTGTCTCTGTGAAACAGGGTTCCCAGGCGACCTGGACGTGTACGTGACGTACCGGCTCTGGAGCCCCTACGTGCTGAGCGTGCGCATGAACGCGACGGCGCTGGACAAGGCCACCCCGGTGAATCTTGCACAGCACACGTACTGGaacctcgccggcgccggcagtGGCGACGTCCTCCGCAACACGGTGCAGCTCTTCGCGTCCCGGTACACGCCCGTGGACAGCGCGCTCATCCCGACGGGCGCGCTGGCGCCCGTGGCCGGCACGCCCTACGACTTCCGGTCCCCGACCTCCGTGGGCGCGCGCATCCACGAGGTCTCGGGCGGCAGAGCCGGCGTCAACGGCTACGACATGAACTACGCCGTGGACGGGGAGGAAGGGTCGCTGCGGAAGGTGGCCGTCGTCCGGGACGGCGCGTCGGGGCGGGTGCTGGAGCTGTGGGCGAACCAGCCCGGGGTGCAGTTCTACACGGGCAACTTCCTCGAGGACGTCAGGGGGAAGGGCGGCAAGGTGTACGGGCAGTACGGCGCACTGTGCCTGGAGACGCAGGGGTACCCCGACGCCGTGAACCACCCCAACTTCCTGTCACAGATCGTGAGGCCCGGCCAGGTGTACAAGCATGACATGGTGTTCAAGTTCTCGTTCTAGCTCGTCTATGCAACCCCTTTGGTTAATCTATTGTACTGAATTGCGTGACCTGGGACATCAGTCTAGTCCCATGAGACTTACATACGGTTCAAATCCCATGAGCACCTATATCTTTTGGCTAACAACCTAACATACGGTTCAAATCCCATGAGCAACACCCTAATTGCATTGAGATTAGGTTTCACGAACACCACTGCTGGTAGTCTTAATAGTCTTAAGGATGAGCATGAAAGGGAAAAAAACGGAGGTGCTATATCACGAACATCCCTCTAAGCCCGGGACCGATGAACCTTGCAGAATCAAAACCCGCCGATGCTAATAGCTCGCCGGGCCGTCGATTGAAAAGGTAGCGAATTTCAGTCACCTGAAATTTAGAAAGCGCCTGAAAAAAGAAATGTTCCGGAGGGAAGGAAAACAGGGCATGCTACCAGGTTCCATCGGCTAACGATTGTCCGCTGCTGTCATGCTGCAAGTGTTAACGATTGTCCGCTCCGCTGCTCGCCGTATCGTGGCCTGGCCAACCCAGCTAGCGCCATGCGCAACCGGCGCCGCCCGACACCACGGCTGTCACAGGAAAGGACACCCCGGTGCATCGATGGCACGGCGAGCTATCGGCCAAGGCGACCAACAGGCGCGCGCGTGCTGGTCCAGCCCAAACGTTTGACTAGCGCTAAGGACATGCAGATCTGTCAAAGAACGACCACTTCAAACCCATCCAGTCTcttatcaagaaaaaaaaacctcatCCAGTCCAAATCACCCTCTGCAACAGTCCAACTACCGATGCCTGTCTATATTAGGTGATCAGCGCCAGGCACCGCTCAGCAGCTGCCTGAGCGCATCTCCTCCACCACCCCTCTCCGGGCTAGCCTGGCACTCTGCTAGCTAGCGTTGAACGCCAATGGCGAGACGTGAGCTGTTCCTCGCGCTGCTGTGCCTCGTGGCCTTCGAGCTGGCCGCCGGCGTCGCAGACGCGAGGAAGATGGTTAGCGTGTACGAGCTCAAGAGGGGGGATTTCTCCGTCAAGATCACCAACTGGGGCGTCAGAATCATGTCCGTCGTCCTACCCGACTCTAAAGGTACGGTGCTGCTCTTGCTTCCTGGT
This genomic window from Phragmites australis chromosome 7, lpPhrAust1.1, whole genome shotgun sequence contains:
- the LOC133924343 gene encoding uncharacterized protein LOC133924343, producing the protein MMARAQLLLALLCLAVLGSAGAANAAGRKTVGVYELKKGDFSVKVTNWGATITSVVLPDSRGILADVVLGYDTIAEYVNGSSYFGALVGRVANRIANARFVLDGKVYHLYTNDGNNTLHGGHRGFSKVIWTVKEYVGGGDSPYITLYYHSFDGEEGFPGDLDVYVTYRLWSPYVLSVRMNATALDKATPVNLAQHTYWNLAGAGSGDVLRNTVQLFASRYTPVDSALIPTGALAPVAGTPYDFRSPTSVGARIHEVSGGRAGVNGYDMNYAVDGEEGSLRKVAVVRDGASGRVLELWANQPGVQFYTGNFLEDVRGKGGKVYGQYGALCLETQGYPDAVNHPNFLSQIVRPGQVYKHDMVFKFSF